The genomic window AAATAGGTGTGAAAGCTAACCTAGATTATTTCTGATCACACTGATCACATTCTCACTAGCTATTCTACACTTTCTACCTTCACATAGGACGACAAGTGTACCAACCTACTGATAAATTTTCAAGCCTCATTTTTCTTATAAGTTATggccaaaattaaaattttaaaaattagttttaaattattttgatgTTGTTTCATCACCTTTTTCTAGCTTTAGCTAAAATGATATAAtgatagagaaaaataaaagtcataacctaaaaataatttttagctCGTTTTTTATAGCTTATTAGCCGCAGACTATTCAACTCGACCCTCCGTGTTTTCTCATATAAGCCCATACCATGGGAAACTACAACTCTACAAGttctcatattttattttcttatttttcacaAGTACGTTTTTGAAACTGTAAAACGACGTGTGTTTCTaaagttttctatagaaaaattaatttaaaacatcatataaatttattttaatttttttaactaataatacCTTTGTCCTAGAAAGActacagttttgcactattcatatccaacgtttgaccgtccgttttatttgaaagttttttataattagtatttttattgatattaaatgattattttttttaataaattttcaaACAAGACGGACGtggttagtatttttattgttattagatgataaattatgaataatactttatgtgtgactatttttttaaatttttttttataaattttcaaataagacagacagaCAAACGTTAGACACCAAAATTCATAACTACAGTcaaaatgggacggaggtagtaattaattaaccttgTGCTAATAAACCTCTTTTTGCAGAAGAAATGAGAAGTTCGAACACAACCCGCACACCCAAAccaagggggtgtttagattgaggggtgtaaagttttggcgtgtcacatcggatattatatatgatgttgcatagggtgttcggacactaatgaaaaaaatctaattacataatctgtcagtaaaccgtgagacggacttattaagcctaattaatccgtcattagcacatgtttactgtagtaccacattgtcaaatcatgtagcaattaggcttaaaaaattcgtctcgcaaattagtaaCAATCTATAcaattagctattttttaacctatatttaatatatcaTATAGATGTCCAAACGTTCGACACGACGGGATCTAAAATTTTCGGGTGGGCTCatcgaaagcaaacaaaacgAACCCCCGCACACGACCGGTCACACGCTGATCTTTTCTCCaaacccaaaaaagaaaagaaaatcagaaaaaGTCCCGCCACTACCTCTACTACTGCCGGCCCTACCCCCACAGATTCCAGGCGCCAGCTAAGCACACACCGACGtgcacccctcccctcccgcatGCGTTTCCACTCTGTCTCCGCTCCACACCCGAGCCCGGTCAAACCCAACCCCGCCGCGCCGTCACTCCGCACCCGACTCACTGgcccccaccacccaccaccgccgctgccctgTGGGCCCCGCCCCCACCCGCCGACGCGTGGGCCCCcacacgccgccggccgcggcgggtcACATGCGCGTCGTCCAAACTCCGAGGCGCGCacgaaaaagagagagacaaaaaaaaagaaaagagaaattcTTTTTAGGCGCTCTAGGTATAAAAATCTACTCCTACTCATCAACTACTTTTCCACTTCGattcctctccccttccccctcctcttcctccctctcctctcctctccgccgctgccgctgctactGCGTGCTCCTCTCATCCCCGTCTCTTCcccctccgcgcgcgccgcccactcgctgggaggaggaggaagaggagaccTTCCCCGGAATTCGTGCTCGCCGGATCGGGCTCGCCGCAATCCATGTCGGTGAGTGGTGCTGTTGATGTGTTACTTTTTTCTACTGATTTTAGAGTTGGTGATTGGTTGCGCTGTCTAGATCGAGCTGACCCGCCTGCGTGTTGGATTGTATTGATTAGAGGAAGGGAGGCTGATTAGCACGAGGTGTGGGGAAAAAttagttgtaaaaaaaattggaggggTTAATAGATGGGCGTTTGTTAAGTGACGTAAGGCGAAAGTGATGTTATGCTGTTCTGGGTTAGTAAGGTTCTTGGCAATCAGTTTTGGTCAAATCTTACTGGTTCATAGGTGTTTTGGTCGAATTTCAGCTTCAGATGAAGTTTGTCCCTCGTTTCCAGGATTGTTGGCGGTCAGTTCTTCATCGTTAGGCTTTTAATTGGTTGAACAGGAAATTGGGGTCATGGTAGAATGCGAAGTTTCTGAAAACATAAGTAGAGAACAAAAGTAGGAGAATTTTGTCAATTAGGTACGATGGAAGGTCACCGTCAGCTTGTTCAACTACTGTTAGGTTCAAACTTTGATCGTGCTTGAGATTTCTTTGCTAAAATAAGGGGATATGTGGCAAAGGGAGAATAAACCATGATATGATTTTTGTTACTGACTATAGTGGCTGTAAATGAGAACTTGTGGAATCACAGAAAGTTCCAAAAAACAATGCAGAAATTGTATCCTTTTTTGTGCTTTGCCTAGTCCATTTTCTGACTTCTGAGATGAGGTCCCCGCATCACATAGAACTGCAATTGCAATTCAATGCATTCATGCAACAAACAGACAGACTACTGTCCTATAACATGAGTTATGACTTACGAGTAGCCTTGCATATTGTACATGCATAAGCCAAAGCTGCTTGTTTATTGTAAACCAGATGCTCTGTACCATAAAAACCATAATCCATTAAGTTTTCTTGTTTACTTTGTTGAACATTATACTAGATACCTATGGTGTTGACTGTTACATAACATTCTGTTCACcatttggcaattttccccccTTAGTGACATTCATTCTTTTGAGATTTCAGTCATGCCTTCCACATGACAAAATGTTCCATTCAACTATGATGTTTGGAATTGGGAAACGGTACACATacttaatgtttcttttacTAATTCTGATTGAAAGAATGCAACACATCTTTTAATCCACATGTACATACATCAATCAATGCTTTGGAGAGAGTGCATCATGGATCAATCATATTGATGGTTTATTAGTAAACATTTTACAGCAATTATTTGTGCACATGGCCCTCATACAATTTTTGTTGGGCATTCAACCCTTGTTTTGAGGtgttaaataaattattttttattatgttgTCAAATTGCCTGACCTTTGTATTGGTGGTTGGGCATCTAGCTGTGCACTGTCAATAACTCCTGGCGGTGCTCCTCTTTTTCCTGGCTGTTGAACTTCCAATCTGACCATTCATTATGTTCATATCTTGTACACATGTGGTGAGATGTCAATTGCTGTCCATTgtatgttactatattttactTAGCATTGTTCAACTGTAATAGACAGTGATATATCATACATGTCAAATGAAACCAACACAGACAAAGCATATGCTGTGTTGTCATCTTCTTATTTCTTGTACTGTTCTGTTCTGTCTTGAAGGTTAGCTGTGTTAGTCATGGCCCACTATGGATTCTCAAAAGGCATCCTTTATGTTCATTAGTTTCATCTTTTTCTATTTTCCAATTTTATTAGATGGCTATACTCGACTTTGTTCACACATAATCTCTAATTATCAATCGTCTGGTCATGCTTGGCAGGCCTCAATCAAATGCCAGCCCACCCACGGGAAATGGGCCAGGATTGAGGCCTGCTGAACAAGGTGTAGAGGTAGATACACCCTTTAATGTGGATCATGGTTCCTTTCTAGGAGGAAGCAGGTCGTCCCTTGCCCAAGTTTGGTGAATGGGATGTCAACGACCCAGCTTCCGCTGATGGATTCACAGTGATATTCAACAAAGCCAGAGATGAGAAAAAGGGTGGGAATGGGCAAGATACTGATTCACCCTGCAAAGAAACTAGGACTGAGAGGGTGGAATCATATGCCCCCAAGACAAACTCGGTATGTCTATTACATTACTCACGCTTATTATAATATCAGAATTTCAATTTCTCCCTGATTAATATAACGATATTCCTTTTCTCTTGAACTACATAACCAGATAGATGTCATTAATCTCTTTGTTTTCATGTGCAGAAGAAATGGTTTTGCTGCGTGACATCCAGTCCTACACAATCTTGATGAAAACGAGTTCCATGGGTTGCAAAATTACTATCCTTTAATTTTGCTATATACATACTATCCATAAGACCTTGTAGAGATGCCCAGACTCTACTGCGGTGCTAGATTGGGCATCTCTTAAAACTTTGaggtgtgtgtatgtatgtgtgaGGGTTATCAGATGCACATTCGGATAAATGAACTTCTGATTGTAATTCTAGCCTTCCGTCCTGTGACATTCTGTGATGTAGTCGTTATTCAGTGATATAATGAATCTCACCTATTGATATAACTGCACACTGTTTCTCTTGCTTTCCGAGGAAACAAACACTGTTTTACCAAAGTTGGCTGTGCTCCAAAAGAGGATTAAATTCCATATGATTCTCATATTGCAATTGCAATTTTGATTCTCTCACCTACTAATATGCGATTTTGGAATTTTCCTCACGTGCCAAATTTGCATATTGCAATTTTGATAAAGGATACAAGCACAGTATAGCTCAATCTCCTTGGCGATGGAAGTTTTCTTAATATTGTAGGCACCACATTTCTAGCTGATAATGCAACTATCGTGGAGATCATAAAGAGGAGGAATTTTGTGGAAGAAGGACCTGGAGGTTGGGAGTCTTCGGCCTCTACTCAGTCAAATACAAGAAAATATTCCTCAaaacttaatgcatgtgacgTAGATTCAAAAAGAGGTGAATCAACTAGCTGATAAGGTAGCAAAGGATGTGAGATCGCGACAGCTAAATCCTTCAGGTTTATGATTGTCAAAATATCTTGAGTCTTGCTCATCCTAGAAACCTTTGTTATGTTAGAGATTTGAAGAACCATTTCAGAGCAACGAATTGTATTACAACTTTACAAGTCATGTGCTCTGTTTCTGAAATGGAAATAAAACTGatgagttctaaaaaaaaaaagatccataCATTCATGCCTGTACACGGACAGCAAATCTACATGTCAGAGTGGATATCGCCAAATTGGTTTCAGAATTTCATCATTGTGCTCATGcccaatattttttaattttcggTGAGGAACAGATGAGCATCTTTCGTGCTAGCTGCAGACTCGGGTGCACTAGGAATTTCACTGGTTTATTTCACACGATTTATTTCAGTTCCACTGAAATTTGTTTGGAATTCATTTGGTTCGAGAAGAGGCGTGAGATACGAGACTTTGGGAGAGGGAAAGGGCAGTTCAATACCTGATACTTTTGCTCACTTGGAGCTTGAccggagagaggggagggagagtaGTGAGGGGGGAGCagtcgatggcggcggagacggTGGTGAGCATGGCGATGTCGGTGCTGGGCAGCGCCGTCGGgaaggccgcctccgccgccgccgacgaggccacCCTCCTGCTCGGCATCCAGAAGGAGATCTGGTATGTGTGCGCACGCTTCTGTAACTCCATACCACATCGGTGACTCTCCATGGCCCCTCCGCGGCGGCGTGTCGGCGACCTCggcttccatggccgccgccgccgccgcctcacagCCCTGCTTCGCCGCAATTTCTTTTTTGGTCTTTTGGTGATTCCAACGGATTCAGGATCAAAAATGAAACAATCCGGAGAGCCTATTCACGCTTCGCATTTCACTACCCCAAACTTGTGGATTGTGACCATGCAAACCAAAATTCCTTCAGTTTCATACTTTCATATGCTCAAATTTCCGTTGTTTTCATAGAAACAAGGTTATTTATCCCACTTACATCTTGCAAAAACCAAAGTACAGTTACTCTTATCGATTTTCATCTATACACATGCTAGACGAATGCATTGTAGTCCAATTCAAATTTCTGATATATTAGTTACTAACCAAGATGCTCCCATGCCATGAGCGCAAGTTCCATTGACAAGGAAAAACACTTTTTTATGATTTGAGCAAGTTCCACGCTGGCGTCCTCGTTGGCACACCACGTAAGctaaagtggcaaaaaaaaagaatttttctCTCTACAGTGAGTCAGTGACAAAAACTTAAGTGCAAAATTAAAATGGGTATTTGGATAAtcgccaaatctaaaagtggcaaatagttaaattccccttTTATATTTCTCTCTTCAGTGGCAAAAACTTAAGTGCAAAACTAAAATGGGTATTTGGATAATCGCCAAATCTAacagtggcaaaaagttaaattcCCCTTTTATATTAGTCCTTGAGGAGCTACGGCAATGTTTGCTAGCACCGGACAAGATCATCCAATAAAAACTTAGAGATTATACATAACAGTGTCACTGTTACTAGCAAAATTTTCCATCCTATTGCATGgttagtacatttttttttgtgagaaatATATGGTcaatgccatttgcaatatacCTCCAGGCTCTAGTCAATATAAGACTACATACATATGCGATCTACATTTTGTACTAGGTCTCTACCAAAAGAAGGGGTTTGTACCCTTCTGTTCTCTTAAATTAATGAGACGATTTGTAGGATCTTTCTTTTTCAAGGGATTGTGGGAGTTCTGACTCTCATGGCTAACGAGGCGCTCTGAATACTAGTAGTTTATTTCCATccatctatttatttattttaataaattttattgcttttgaatttatatttgtaGGTACATCAAGGACGAGCTGAAAACTATTCAGGCATTCTTAAGAGCTGCTGAAGtaacaaagaagaaagatgactTGCTAAAGGTATGGGCAGAGCAAGTACGAGATCTGTCATATAACATTGAAGATTGCCTAGACGAATTCAAGGTTCATGTTGAGAGCCAAAGCTTGGCAAAGCAACTAATGAAGCTTGGTGAACGCCATCGAATTGCTGTACAGATTCGCAACTTAAAATCAAGAATTGAAGAAGTGAGCAACAGGAATACACGCTACAGCTTAATCAAGCCCATTTCCTCTATAACCACAGAGGATGAGAGGGATTCCTACCTAGAAGATGCTCGCAATCGATCAGGTAGCAACACTGACGAGTCAGAACTTGTGGGCTTTGCCAAGACTAAAGATGAGTTGCTTAAACTGATAGATGTCAATACTAATGACGGTCCAGCTAAAGTGATATGTGTGGTTGGTATGGGTGGATTAGGCAAGACTACCCTTGCAAGGAAGGCATATGAAAACAAGGAACACATGAAGAACTTCTCGTGTTGTGCTTGGATCACTGTGTCTCAGTCATTTGACAGGAAAGAAATTCTGAAACAAATGATCAGGCAACTTCTGGGTGCTGATTCATTAGACAAACTCTTGAAAGAATTTAGTGAGAAGTTGCTCGTGCAAGTCCAGCATCTCGCTGATCACTTGGTTGAAGGGCTAAAGGAGAAAAGGTACTTTGTTGTCCTTGATGACCTATGGACCATAGATGCATGGAATTGGATTCATGATATTGCTTTTCCGAAGATTAACAACAGAGGTAGTCGCATAATAATAACAACGCGAGATGCTGGCTTAGCTGGAAGGTGTACCTCTGAATCACTTATTTACCACCTTGAACCGTTACATATAGATGATGCTATACACTTGCTACTAGCAAAGACAAACATAAGACTTGAAGACATGGAAAATGATGAGGACTTGGGCAGCATAGTTACAAAATTGGTAAAAAGGTGTGGTTATTTACCGCTGGCTATACTCACAATAGGAGGCATTCTTGCTACTAAGAAGATAATGGAGTGGGGAAAATTTTACAGAGAACTTCCTTCAGAGCTTGAGAGCAATCCAAGCCTAGAAGCCATGAGGAGGATGGTGACCCTAAGCTACAATCACTTACCATCTCATCTTAAACCATGCTTTCTTTACCTAAGTATTTTCCCTGAagattttgaaattcaaagagGGCGCCTGGTAGATAGATGGATAGCAGAGGGTTTTGTCAGAGCCACAGATGGGGTGAACATTGAGGATGTTGGAAATAGTCACTTTAATGAGCTTATCAACAGAAGTCTGATTCAGCCCTCAAAAGTTAGTACAGATGGAGTTGTTAAGAGATGTCGAATCCATGATATCATGTGTGATATCATAGTTTCAATTTCTAGAGAGGAAAATTTTGTGCTGTTGACTAGGGAGAAGATCACTGTTGTAGCGGAGGAGAGCATCCGCCATCTAGCATTTCATGGGAGCAAATGCTCAAAGATATGCTTGGAGTGGAACCATCTGCGCTCAGTAACTTTGTTTGGCGACAGACCTGTGGGGCGAACACCTGCACTTTGTTCACCACAATTTAGGATGCTGAGAGTGTTGGATCTGGAAGATGCAAAATTCAAATTCACACAAAATGATATCAGGAATATAGGGTTGTTGCGCCACatgaaatatttgaattttgCAAGAGCCTCAACTATTTATAAACTTCCAAGGTCCATAGGAAAATTGCAGTGCTTGCAAATTTTGAACATGAGGGAGGCAAATATCTCAGCACTAACAACTGAGGTGACTAAACTCCAGAATCTCCGTAGCCTCCGATGCAGCAGGAGGTCTGGTTCTGGTTACTTTAGCATAATAGATAATCCCAAGGAATGCTTGATGATCACCATGTGCTTACCGATGGTTTTCTCAACTTCAATAAATTTCAGTGACCGTGTGAAGTTAATTCCTGAGATATGCATGTCATGTTCTACCCGTTGGTCTGATACAAAGGGTGTGAGGGTGCCAAGAGGAATTGACAACCTAAAAGAGTTACAGATTCTAGAAGTCATGGACATCAACAGAACTAGTAGGAAGGCGATTGAAGAGCTGGGGGAGCTAATTCAGTTAAGAAAATTAAGCGTGACAACAAAAGGCGCCACAAA from Oryza glaberrima chromosome 6, OglaRS2, whole genome shotgun sequence includes these protein-coding regions:
- the LOC127778085 gene encoding putative disease resistance RPP13-like protein 3 produces the protein MAAETVVSMAMSVLGSAVGKAASAAADEATLLLGIQKEIWYIKDELKTIQAFLRAAEVTKKKDDLLKVWAEQVRDLSYNIEDCLDEFKVHVESQSLAKQLMKLGERHRIAVQIRNLKSRIEEVSNRNTRYSLIKPISSITTEDERDSYLEDARNRSGSNTDESELVGFAKTKDELLKLIDVNTNDGPAKVICVVGMGGLGKTTLARKAYENKEHMKNFSCCAWITVSQSFDRKEILKQMIRQLLGADSLDKLLKEFSEKLLVQVQHLADHLVEGLKEKRYFVVLDDLWTIDAWNWIHDIAFPKINNRGSRIIITTRDAGLAGRCTSESLIYHLEPLHIDDAIHLLLAKTNIRLEDMENDEDLGSIVTKLVKRCGYLPLAILTIGGILATKKIMEWGKFYRELPSELESNPSLEAMRRMVTLSYNHLPSHLKPCFLYLSIFPEDFEIQRGRLVDRWIAEGFVRATDGVNIEDVGNSHFNELINRSLIQPSKVSTDGVVKRCRIHDIMCDIIVSISREENFVLLTREKITVVAEESIRHLAFHGSKCSKICLEWNHLRSVTLFGDRPVGRTPALCSPQFRMLRVLDLEDAKFKFTQNDIRNIGLLRHMKYLNFARASTIYKLPRSIGKLQCLQILNMREANISALTTEVTKLQNLRSLRCSRRSGSGYFSIIDNPKECLMITMCLPMVFSTSINFSDRVKLIPEICMSCSTRWSDTKGVRVPRGIDNLKELQILEVMDINRTSRKAIEELGELIQLRKLSVTTKGATNKKYQIFCAAIEKLSSLQSLRVDAEGFSDTGTLEWLNSIACPPPFLKRLKLNGSLADTPNWFGNLKQLVKMCLSRCGLKDGKTMEILGALPNLMVLRLYRNAYADEKMTFRRGTFPNLRCLDIYLLKQLREIRFEEGTSPTMESIEIYGCRLESGIIGIKHLPRLKIISLEYDGKVAKLDVLQEEVNTHPNHTELQMAEDRSHHDLGGI
- the LOC127777678 gene encoding protein NOI4-like isoform X1 translates to MSEEAGRPLPKFGEWDVNDPASADGFTVIFNKARDEKKGGNGQDTDSPCKETRTERVESYAPKTNSKKWFCCVTSSPTQS
- the LOC127777678 gene encoding protein NOI4-like isoform X2, whose amino-acid sequence is MSEEAGRPLPKFGEWDVNDPASADGFTVIFNKARDEKKGGNGQDTDSPCKETRTERVESYAPKTNSKWFCCVTSSPTQS